From a single Gracilimonas sp. genomic region:
- the panD gene encoding aspartate 1-decarboxylase has protein sequence MKITMFKSKLHQMAVTEANLMYEGSITIDQDLLDAANLLPYEKVQVLNITNGSRLETYTIPGERGSRVCCLNGAAARMTQVGDRIIVISYAEMTPEEAKDHKPRVVIVDENNDPKEILDNTQPGKSYDLETGLVDNTLVEE, from the coding sequence ATGAAAATCACGATGTTTAAATCAAAATTGCACCAAATGGCGGTAACCGAAGCCAACCTGATGTACGAAGGTAGCATTACCATCGATCAGGATTTATTGGATGCAGCCAACCTGTTGCCTTACGAAAAGGTGCAGGTGTTGAATATCACTAACGGTTCGCGCCTGGAGACTTACACCATTCCTGGCGAAAGAGGAAGTCGTGTTTGCTGCCTGAACGGAGCTGCTGCAAGAATGACCCAGGTTGGAGATCGTATCATCGTTATCAGCTATGCAGAAATGACACCCGAAGAAGCCAAAGACCATAAGCCGCGGGTTGTTATCGTAGATGAAAATAATGATCCCAAAGAGATTTTAGATAACACCCAGCCGGGGAAAAGCTATGACCTGGAAACAGGTTTGGTTGATAACACCCTGGTAGAAGAATAG